A window of the Lolium perenne isolate Kyuss_39 chromosome 7, Kyuss_2.0, whole genome shotgun sequence genome harbors these coding sequences:
- the LOC127313587 gene encoding uncharacterized protein yields the protein MHESHPATLALNARPVAEFGYLKDLPELLHRIIHGGVSTRTPGKQAGGKKGGGIVDRGCYDDRPSRGSPRRWNKVHHSADTTEARVAASNKRDQEISAQAAVERHKKRADAAAKAVERYAQDPNYRLLHDMTADLFADLLSEDMKKLAEGNLKDLSLAGKWCPSVDTSCYDRSLLLCEAIARRLFPKGSMPQIPADLADAHYAYRARELLRKEAYVPLRHALNLPEIFMSAREWGKVVYTRVASVAMKNYKDIFLERDEERFNKYLADVKSGKVKIASGALLPHQILASADDNDEVADLQWKRMVDDLLALGKLNNCLAVCDVSGSMDGVPMDVCVSLGLLLSELCDEPWRHRVITFSSRPQLHLIKGEKLSEKAKFIRDMDWNMNTDLQAVFDQLLRVAVAGKLPPERMVSKVFVFSDMEFDVASSRPWETDYEAITRKYSEAGYADAVPQIVFWNLRDSDSVPVMSEQKGVALVSGFSKNMLKLFLGGEDIPLPRAVMEKAISGGEYEKLVVYD from the coding sequence ATGCACGAGTCCCACCCGGCCACGCTGGCCCTCAACGCGCGACCTGTCGCCGAGTTCGGTTACCTCAAGGACCTCCCCGAGCTCCTCCACCGCATCATCCACGGCGGCGTCTCCACCAGGACCCCTGGGAAGCAGGCCGGCGGCAAGAAAGGAGGAGGGATCGTCGACCGCGGCTGCTACGACGACCGCCCATCTCGTGGTTCGCCGCGCCGCTGGAATAAGGTGCATCACTCCGCGGACACGACGGAGGCGCGCGTTGCTGCCAGCAATAAGCGCGACCAGGAGATCTCGGCCCAGGCCGCCGTCGAGCGCCACAAGAAGCGCGCTGATGCCGCGGCCAAAGCCGTCGAGAGGTACGCCCAGGACCCCAACTACCGCCTCTTGCACGACATGACCGCGGATCTGTTCGCTGACCTCCTCTCCGAGGACATGAAGAAGCTGGCGGAAGGCAACCTCAAGGATCTCTCGCTCGCCGGGAAGTGGTGCCCGTCGGTCGACACCTCCTGCTACGACCGGTCATTGCTCCTCTGCGAGGCCATCGCGCGCCGTCTCTTCCCCAAGGGCTCGATGCCCCAGATCCCGGCCGACTTAGCCGACGCGCACTACGCCTACCGCGCGCGCGAACTCCTCCGCAAGGAGGCGTACGTGCCGCTGCGCCATGCCCTCAACCTCCCCGAGATCTTTATGTCGGCCCGCGAATGGGGGAAAGTGGTGTACACTCGCGTGGCCTCCGTCGCTATGAAGAACTACAAGGATATCTTCCTCGAGCGCGACGAAGAGCGCTTCAACAAGTATCTCGCCGACGTCAAGTCTGGCAAGGTGAAGATCGCGTCGGGCGCCCTGTTGCCGCACCAGATCCTGGCCTCCGCGGACGACAACGATGAAGTCGCTGACCTGCAGTGGAAGCGCATGGTGGATGATCTGCTGGCGCTCGGCAAGCTCAACAACTGCCTCGCCGTGTGCGACGTGTCGGGCAGCATGGACGGAGTCCCTATGGATGTCTGCGTCTCCCTCGGGCTCCTCCTCTCCGAGCTCTGCGACGAGCCGTGGCGCCACCGCGTCATCACCTTCAGCTCGCGGCCACAGCTGCATCTTATCAAGGGGGAGAAACTCTCTGAGAAGGCCAAGTTCATCCGCGACATGGATTGGAACATGAACACCGACTTGCAGGCGGTGTTCGACCAGCTCCTCCGCGTGGCGGTCGCCGGCAAGCTGCCCCCGGAGCGCATGGTGAGCAAGGTGTTCGTGTTCAGCGACATGGAGTTCGACGTGGCTTCCTCGAGGCCGTGGGAGACGGACTACGAGGCCATCACCAGGAAGTATTCCGAGGCCGGGTACGCAGACGCGGTGCCGCAGATTGTCTTCTGGAACCTGCGGGACTCGGACTCGGTGCCGGTCATGTCAGAGCAGAAGGGGGTGGCGCTGGTCAGCGGCTTCTCCAAGAACAtgctcaagctcttcctcggTGGCGAGGACATCCCTTTGCCCAGGGCCGTAATGGAGAAGGCCATCTCCGGTGGGGAGTATGAGAAGCTCGTCGTGTACGACTGA